Below is a window of Eretmochelys imbricata isolate rEreImb1 chromosome 22, rEreImb1.hap1, whole genome shotgun sequence DNA.
TAAACTGTCTCCTAATTTACCTTAATGGTATATAAATGTCCATAATTTAGTCTTACTGATCCACTGAGTCTCAAATTTTGTATAACCTCAGGTTTTTTTGCACAGTCTCTTTGCATCAGGGATGCACTATTAGCAAAATTATCATCATGTGACTTTACAAGGGTAAAATGGAAATGATGTACATCTGTAGCTTTGAATATGGAACTTCGGACCTTCCCGGGTTATGATGCCATATGTCTCTAAAGAGGGACTTTCACACTGGGACATTATCTGATGCAGTTATGCCACTTTTCTCCTTTTGCTGTaactatcaaatatttgtttaaagAGACACTTCTTTTCCTCACAACTTGGCTGCTGCTGTCTAAAAAGTCATCGTTCCTACTTCATTGTGGGATCAAGTTCCAGAGGAGGAAGCTGACGGGAAACTATGTTGTTCTTTGTAATCATAATGGGTGGTAGGGGTAAAGAGAAGAAATTTCTGTTAAAGGATAGAGGAGAATTCTTAGACCTCATTCCACCTTGTTGCAAATTGACCTATATTCCTGAAATGCTTCTGGTAGTATACTTCAGAGCAGTCTCCTGGTCCAGACTACAGGGAGCTCTAACTTCTTGCTCACACATCTGGAGGTGTAAAAATCCTTTGTCTAGTACAGGATCAACCCCATATGCTTGAGTATGGGAGACTGTCATCTGTATTATGATCCACCCATTTTCATGTCTGTTTACCATTACTTTGTATTTCTCAGCATCGCATAAAGTCACTTTTGGGTCTCTGATGCTATGTGTTCTAGGCACATTACTATTATGCTAGAAGAGGGACTGGCCATTGTGGGGTGGGTGGAAACTAATACACTCATGGAAAAATACCTGAACCTCTCAGCACTGTAATGCTCTTTGCCACTGCAGGTGAAAGTCACTGATCAGTTGATTAGGTGAGACTTTATTCCCCACATACACCTGCATACTTTGATACCACGAAACAGTTATCTGCAGCAGCCAAAAGGGTTTCGACCAAAGTTCTTGCCAAAGGTATTGGTGGAGATATGGTGGGACTTTTAAGTGATAAGTGTATTTAGGGTTATTTAGGTTACTGAATCAAATCATGTGACTGAATTTTTAAAGAGCTGGTTAATTTCATGTCCATTAGTAATAGCTATAGCTCAGATCTCATCTTCAGGACTCATTCCCCTCTTCCTGTACTGTGCTGTATTTAAAGATGAATTGgatgtttatatggataacaagaatattgGCTCTATAAACTATGCTGCCCCAAAAAAGCATTGGAAGGAATATAAAATCTCATGTTTCAGGTCTTAAGACAATCTCTGACTGTTAGGGGTTGGGACAAGACTTTCATGAAGTCTGATAATCCTATGTCTGTCTGCTGTGGAGTTCTTGACCTTCCTCTCAAGCATTTGGTGTTGCCCACTGCCAAGGACAGGATATTGGATTAGATGAGCTGACAACAAGTCTGAACCAGTATGGAAATTCATATGTTCTGTAATCGGTGAATTAAgttttctcctttctctgaagcataaGCTATTGGCAACTGCAGGCCACAAGGCCGGATGGAGCTATGGTCTGATCTGGTGTGGCAGGCTTTTCTTGTGTGCAGTAGACCTTTTACTTCATTCACTCTAGGGCAACATTGACCCAGAAGGCTTCAGGAAACTTGAAACTGTTTTCACCAAAATGAGTAAGTGCTGTTGTGCATCAAACCCTTTCTCTCCATAACAATACTTTTATCTATGGTTGTCAGCCATTAACATTAGCACTTCCTGTTGTGAAGAGGGCATATGTTGTGTAAGCCTAGTTTTGGCAAATTCTCCTTCCAGTGCTAGGGTGCGTGTTCTGCTCCTAAATGCAGGGCTAAATGTGTACATAATGGTGTGTGACTTCTTAGCAAGAGTCATTTGAGGCGAAAAAAGTTAGAATAAATATTGGTATCAGTCGCCTCTTGTGTCAGAAAAGGCTCGCTTTGTGGGAGCGCTGTGCGCTCCCTCCTGTTACTCGCCTTGGAGTTCTTTGTGTACATGTGTAGCGGTGAGAGTAATGCACAGTGTGTACGTGGCACATGAACTTTATAGAGCGGCTTGTAAATGTTGTGATTCAGTTATTTGTGGATAAAGCAGTTATGCGGGTTGGACTGTTACATATGAAAGAACATTCCAAAATTGTTCTTTTATAATAATACAatagagcagggatcagcaacctttggcgtGCAGCCTGCCAGGGAAAGCTACTGATGGGGCCaggtcggtttgtttacctgcagcatctgcaggtgcGGCCGatcacaactcccactggccgcagttcgccgtcccaggccaatgggggctgcaggaagcagcatgggaCAAGGGATGTTTCCCTGGCAGgctgcgggccaaaggttgccaatccctgtagTAGAGCCCACTTCTATAGTCAACTTGGATCACTAGATCACTCTGTTTCTAATGGTATGGTATGAATGTCCTAGGTTTCACTGCATCATAGTGAGCAAATTGCAGTTCTGGAAACAGTGAAATCTCTTCTAGATGAGAAAAATAACTTAATTCTAAGAATATTTCGCAGTATATGTGTGCGCATGTATAAAGCACAAATTGAGAGAGAATGCAAGCTTACAGAGCAAGATAACATTAACTATCACTAATGATATTTTGTCTAAAAAGACTTCAAAAGAAATTACTCTCCCCTCAGCTTGTATTATTCTATATACATTACTCAAAGGGAAGCACTAGTCTGTAGGGTTAAATATGAAAATACTTtagagcaaatatttttaaatgtaattttatgaTTTATGATCTCTGGCACTTGGATATGGGCATTCTCTTTCCCTATTTGCATGTGCCAAAAGGGACCACCTGGTCTCTCTACATTTTGCATCTAACATAAAACTAGCTATACCAAAGTAAGGGTTCTTAGGTTTTCACCCAACTTGTTTCAGGGCTGCATATTTCAGTCCCATTCCTTTCTTTCCCAAGGTATATTCCTGTCTGTTTCCTGTGGAGAATACCATTAGCCAACACACTAGACCAGCATACTGGCTTCAGAATAAAGTTTTTTGTCTTATTACACAGAACTGCAGCTAAAGACATTTTGGAGGTGCCAGCCCCGTGTGGAATTCTAATGTTTTCTGCTTAGACCCTCTTGGGCCAATGGAGCTAGTACATTGTCTTTTGAAACCAGTTAATCCATCTGAAATGTGTATTTGCAGTTGCAGTCTGGGTATTGTACAAGTAGTGGCAAATCCTATGATAATTCGCATGTATACTGTGTTATAGTGAAAAATGAACATgggtgagaggtttcagagtaacagccgtgttagtctgtattcgcaaaaagaaaaggagtacttgtggcaccttagagactaaccaatttatttgagcataagctttcgtgagctacagctcacttcatcggaggcaagatccgatgaagtgagctgtagctcacgaaagcttatgctcaaataaattggttagtctctaaggtgccacaagtactccttttctttatgggtgAGATAGGTGCTCCTGCAAAGATTGCACTAAAATGAACTTGATATTATTATTAAAAGGTTGTTTTCACCTGTTTGAATGTCACCGATCACAAGTCGGTAGAGTGGTTTCAAGAAGATCACGCTGCAGGGACAATTTGGGGTTCCTGCATGGAATAAAACTTGCTTAAGTGAGTCTTTCAGGCATATTAGCTTTCAGCAGAACAGATGCAAATTGTTATTAGTTATAAATGTCTGTAAATGCAATTCTTTCAAGCGAAGCCGCTGCTGGTCTTGACTCCTTGTACGAGTGCATGACAACAGCTTTGGCCTCTTGAGAGTCAGAACTTGATTTTGATCTTCGATGTGTAGCTTAACATGTATTAAATGTTCTTTCAACAGGAATAGAATGAGCCAGGGAGACTCAAACCCAGCAGCAGTTCCACATGCAGCTGAAGATATTCAAGGAGACGACAGGTGGATGTCGCAGGTAAAACTGATAACACAGCTGACAAATTAGATAGAATTCTCTTTACTAGCAGATTGTGAGGCAGTCAAGTGCATGATGAGCAAAATACAGGTGCTGATTCTGTGGCTGGTGCAGCTCAGCCCCCCAGATGTTAGCAGCGTCATTGATGAGTTCCAGTAACCTACCACGATAAAACAGGCAAAAAGCAGCTTTGTGGCATGACCTGAAAAtcacattttgaaataaagttCCAGAAAGATATTTCAGGTGGCTCACTAATTGAGAAGAATTGCCAACcagtttattaaaaacaaataagctGGAGAGCACTGAAGTGTGTAATATAGCCAGGCAGTGACAAAGCTGAGAAAAGTTGAACCCAAGTGTCTGGACTTGGAGTCTCCTGTTCGTACCACTAGATTATTAAAGCTCCTCCTAGACACGGTGAAGTAGTCTGAGGAGACTTGTATTGTGACTAGCCAACAACCTGAATGACCCATAGATTTAGAACTGCTGAACACAGTATCTGGAGCAAGCACCTCCTTCGTGTGGGGTGTGTAGTATAGCCTGAGGGGCTCTGAGTTGTAAAGGAGTGGCCATTTAAAATGTCAGAACTTGTCTatgccagggagagagcaggcagggaggAAGGTCCAGCAGTTAAGGAGTTAAACTAAAGATACATGCCTGAGGGGCAGACAGGATGGAAAGTCACAAAGTTTGGCAGCAGAGGAACTGGTTGAGCAACTCTCACTTTCTGTGTATGGGCTACAGATACCAAAAGGAAACTGACAGCTGGAGCTTATGTTGCTGCTTTCTTTTAAACAGCATAACAGATTTGTCTTGGACTGCAAGGACAAGGAGCCCGATGTGCTGTTTGTGGGTGATTCCATGGTGCAGTTGCTACAGCAGTATGAGGTATGGCTGGAGTGGATGAAGTTGTGGGGTTAGATGGCGGAGATGGTGCCTCCCTATCACTTCTAGTCCAGTAACTGGTGAACATATGCAATACTGACAGTGTCGTCTTGTCCTCCGGCCCTTTCTGATCTTACCTCCGCTTCttcttcagctgctttccaaaccTTGATCACTTCCGTTTCCCTGTGCTTGCCCCAGGCTTCTCCAGTCCTATCCCGTCAGCCACTTTGAACCTCTACCCCACCCCTCCTTTCCCTGAGGTCACTTGCCGCCTTCTCAGTTTCACTGTACGCATCCCTATTTCTGTCCCTCTATCTCCCTGTTGTCACTCTCTCGTCACTCTCTGCAGTCACTTTTGTAGATTTAAAATGAATTCTatcctctcttctccccacaccttCTGTATTCTAGATTGTGCCCATCCCACTCCAATGTGACTGTTTTTCACTTGGTTTTCAATAATGAAGTTTCCTTATCTCACTGTGGTACAAATATGAAACTTAGTGCGTGTATCTCCTTAGCCAGAGAATTTCAATGTAACCCTCTTGCATACAGTGTTCTAGCATGCTTATCCCTCTGCTGGTGTAGAGACTGTGCTATTGACTATCCCAATGTCCAGAGATTAGGAAAGGCAGCAACtaggatgttttaaaaaaatgtataaaatgttttgaaagccCTTCGTCCAATGTTTCATCAGTGATGGCTACCAAACTGCTTTGCACTGGAAGTGTTACTTTCCCGTGTGACTCATTTGGTTCTAGACTTCTAACTTCCTAGGCAGTAAAGGGAgttcctttccctcctccaaaGTCCCATGTTTAGCAGAGATCTGATTCTGGCCTTGATGGCCTGGAGATGGCTCCCTTCCTGGGCCATCGACATCCCTCCTGGATGGGTTGAAGGGAAATTGCTCTGTATTAGCTCCCTCTTTTCTCTATGCCGGGACTGAGTTCATTAACTGCTGTGATTCCACCTCTTCTGGCGCAGAGAATGTGTAATGCTTCCACTGGCAGCACCTCTTCTCCCCTGGAGTATGTCTTCACTCACTTCAAATGTATCGTTACCTGAGCTACCTCTTTATGTaaagtgttttatttctgttGCTGAAGAATAACACTTGAGCTAAAATATTGAATTGGTTCCTGGTTTCAGATATGGCGAGAGCTTTTTTCACCCCTTCATGCATTGAATTTTGGGATCGGTGGGGACACAACAGCTCATGTTCTGTGGAGATTGAAGAATGGTGAATTGGAGAACATTAAACCCAAGGTATAAACACATACAGAGCTggcttttatgtttgttttttcattttagaaaaaaactCTGAATATTATCTAGTACGGAGCTGAGGACACCAAAATACAGTCCCTCTCTAACCAATGAACTCTTAACTGCTTCTTTAGAGCTCCTCTCTAAAGggtgtttatttacaaggaatgtacaggGTCCTGTGCCTCTGAAGACAGAAGGAATCAAGTAGCAAGAAACAACTTCTTTTGCTTATAGCACCAAAAACTAACTCTTCATTCTGCACCCTGACCCAAAAACCACTCCTTAGGTTCTTTCAGGGCCGGACACTGCATTTAGCTGTTCCTTCAGATTGTCGAATTTTTACAGCTATATTAATTGAAGGGTGCATTTGTACCTATCCATCTCAATGAGATTGTAACTCAGGCCACAGCAAGGTTTCACGCAACTCATAGCACATTCTAAATGATGTACAGTGTACCGGGGTGTTGTCATACAGGGTGCTTCCAAATGCCTACTATAGATAATGTACAGCACAGGTTCAAGTTTGGTCACCATTGTCAGGCATATTGGTGACCCCAACATAAGAGGTTAAGGCTTAAAAATAGAGAAATGCTGTAAAAGGGTTTAATTTGAGAGCCAAGACTGTAgttggtgctttacaaacaaataAGCCTCTTCTCCTGTGACGCTTATAGTCTGCTTCGTACACATCTAGTATGCTGTAAGGACAGGCAAGATGCAAGGTACTCTAGGGGTCTGAATTGGTCACTAAACACTGTGCAGAAGAAGTGTTAGATATCTGTTCCTGTGCTGATCAGGGTAGCTTCCCTTAACACTGTGACTCTGGTTCTGtactgagtgagagagaggagacTTAAGTTGATAAGCAATGATTCAAGAGTCAACAAAGCTGACAGTCTGGGACTTTTAATATTTAAGCCTAACTCTTAATTGTTTTGTCTAATTGGTTGCAGACAGTCTAGGTCCCAGCTGTTGCCCTTTCCACAAGAACTAGTATGGCTGCTACAGCCCCTCCTGTTTGTGTATCTTGAGTGGAGTGGTAAACCTGCTGCACAGTTTCTGTTTCCTCTTCACAGGTCATTGTCGTCTGGGTTGGAACAAATAACCATGAAAATACAGCGGAGGAAGTAGCAGGTGGAATTGAGGCCATCGTGCGGCTGATAAATATCCGACAGCCACAGGCCAAAGTTATTGTATTGGTATGCACATCAGAGGATTGTGATCACATAGCACCGTTGGAACAGCCCATGTCGTGTGCTGTTTGCACCCCTGTCCCAGTGGTGTTGGGTGTTACCTGtacattttggggggagggtcatAACTTATTTACAATAATAAACACTGTAGGAAGGTTTCTCCTGTTCAGAGGGCTTTGCCAACATTATCTAACTTTCTCAACCCCTTCAGAAGAGTATTATCTTCTCATTAGAGGCATCTTTGTCCCAGACAGAGAAACGGAAGCGGTGAAATCACATGAGAGATGAGAATGATGGagacagagctgggactggaactTGATCGATACCAGTTCTGATCCTGTGCTCAAACAGCATAGACTGTCGTCTTCTGCTGTGGGAGTTGCATTACCAATGATTAAAACTGCATAGAAAGAGGGCATAAGTAGCTAATAAGAATGCTAATAAGAATTGGTGAAAAGATGTGCAGGGGAGGAGTGCCACCCATGAGCTGGACCCTCATTCTGAGCTTTAAGGGTCTAAGCCTAGAAAGAGAAAGTTATTATATTGTCTGAGTCGCTTCAAAGCTCTCTTCTTTGCTTCCTTCCTATATCAGAGCTTGCTACCTCGAGGCGAGAAGCCAAACCCTTTGCGGCAGAAAAATGCCAAGGTGA
It encodes the following:
- the PAFAH1B2 gene encoding platelet-activating factor acetylhydrolase IB subunit alpha2 isoform X3; amino-acid sequence: METRGEPQPANRMSQGDSNPAAVPHAAEDIQGDDRWMSQHNRFVLDCKDKEPDVLFVGDSMVQLLQQYEIWRELFSPLHALNFGIGGDTTAHVLWRLKNGELENIKPKVIVVWVGTNNHENTAEEVAGGIEAIVRLINIRQPQAKVIVLSLLPRGEKPNPLRQKNAK
- the PAFAH1B2 gene encoding platelet-activating factor acetylhydrolase IB subunit alpha2 isoform X1 encodes the protein METRGEPQPANRMSQGDSNPAAVPHAAEDIQGDDRWMSQHNRFVLDCKDKEPDVLFVGDSMVQLLQQYEIWRELFSPLHALNFGIGGDTTAHVLWRLKNGELENIKPKVIVVWVGTNNHENTAEEVAGGIEAIVRLINIRQPQAKVIVLSLLPRGEKPNPLRQKNAKVNQLLKASLPKLASVQLLDVSGGFVHSDGAISCHDMFDFLHLTGGGYAKICKPLHELIMQLLEETPEEKQAALA
- the PAFAH1B2 gene encoding platelet-activating factor acetylhydrolase IB subunit alpha2 isoform X2, whose product is MSQGDSNPAAVPHAAEDIQGDDRWMSQHNRFVLDCKDKEPDVLFVGDSMVQLLQQYEIWRELFSPLHALNFGIGGDTTAHVLWRLKNGELENIKPKVIVVWVGTNNHENTAEEVAGGIEAIVRLINIRQPQAKVIVLSLLPRGEKPNPLRQKNAKVNQLLKASLPKLASVQLLDVSGGFVHSDGAISCHDMFDFLHLTGGGYAKICKPLHELIMQLLEETPEEKQAALA